A stretch of the Streptomyces sp. WMMB303 genome encodes the following:
- a CDS encoding gamma-aminobutyraldehyde dehydrogenase, whose product MVQRFDVSERFAAGAQYVAGRLRPGSSGRSHALVDPATGEEVHRFELAGVADIDAAVRAARAALPGWSGATPAERSEAMHRWAARLAELTDEFVYAESLQCGKPLKLSAEFDVPGSFDNVAFFAGAARHLTGAAAAEYSGEHTSSVRREPLGVIGSIAPWNYPLQMAAWKIPPAVAAGNTVVLKPSELTPLTSVMFAQAAEEAGVPAGVINIVTGAGPDAGEALVAHPGVAMTSFTGSTAVGRRVAEIATTASRPAKRLHLELGGKAPFLVFDDADLAAAAQGAVAGALINSGQDCTAATRAYVQRPLYDAFVGAVAELMNEVRVGDPFAAGTDLGPLISHAQRDRVAGFVDRARSYATVVTGGEAPGGELARGAYYRPTLLTDAPQDSEAVQQEIFGPVLVVLPFDTDDEGIALANDTPYGLAASAWSRSVFRTGRAARELQAGCVWLNDHIPIISEMPHGGYKASGYGKDMSAFSFEEYTQIKHVMAETTGTVRKDWHRTVFGDR is encoded by the coding sequence ATGGTCCAGCGCTTCGATGTGTCCGAGCGGTTCGCCGCGGGCGCCCAGTACGTCGCCGGAAGGCTCCGCCCCGGCTCTTCGGGCCGCTCGCACGCCCTCGTGGACCCGGCGACCGGCGAGGAGGTCCACAGGTTCGAACTGGCCGGTGTGGCCGACATCGACGCGGCGGTCCGCGCCGCCCGCGCGGCCCTGCCAGGCTGGTCGGGCGCCACTCCCGCCGAGCGCTCGGAGGCCATGCACCGCTGGGCGGCCCGGCTCGCCGAACTGACCGACGAGTTCGTGTACGCCGAGTCGCTGCAGTGCGGCAAACCGCTCAAGCTCTCCGCCGAGTTCGACGTCCCGGGCTCCTTCGACAACGTCGCCTTCTTCGCGGGCGCCGCCCGCCACCTCACCGGTGCGGCGGCCGCCGAGTACAGCGGGGAGCACACCTCCTCCGTGCGGCGGGAACCGTTGGGCGTCATCGGCTCCATCGCTCCGTGGAACTACCCGCTGCAGATGGCGGCCTGGAAGATCCCCCCGGCTGTCGCGGCGGGCAACACCGTCGTCCTCAAGCCCTCCGAGCTCACCCCGCTCACCTCCGTGATGTTCGCGCAGGCAGCGGAAGAGGCGGGGGTCCCGGCCGGGGTGATCAACATCGTCACCGGCGCCGGGCCGGACGCGGGCGAGGCGCTCGTCGCCCACCCCGGGGTGGCCATGACCTCCTTCACCGGCTCCACCGCCGTCGGCCGACGGGTGGCTGAGATCGCCACCACGGCCTCCCGTCCCGCCAAGCGCCTGCACCTCGAGCTCGGCGGCAAGGCGCCGTTCCTGGTGTTCGACGACGCCGACCTGGCCGCGGCGGCGCAGGGCGCGGTCGCGGGCGCCCTGATCAACAGCGGGCAGGACTGCACGGCGGCAACCCGCGCCTATGTCCAGCGCCCGCTCTACGACGCCTTCGTGGGTGCTGTCGCGGAACTGATGAACGAGGTGCGCGTCGGCGATCCGTTCGCGGCGGGCACGGACCTGGGCCCGCTGATCTCCCATGCGCAACGCGACCGGGTGGCCGGTTTCGTGGACCGGGCCCGCTCCTACGCCACTGTCGTCACCGGGGGCGAGGCGCCGGGCGGAGAGCTCGCCCGGGGCGCCTACTACCGTCCGACGCTCCTTACCGACGCGCCGCAGGACAGCGAGGCCGTCCAGCAGGAGATCTTCGGCCCGGTGCTCGTGGTGCTGCCCTTCGACACCGACGACGAGGGGATCGCGTTGGCCAACGACACCCCCTACGGGCTCGCCGCCTCCGCCTGGAGCCGCTCGGTCTTCCGCACCGGGCGCGCCGCGCGAGAGCTCCAGGCCGGCTGCGTGTGGCTCAACGACCACATTCCGATCATCAGCGAGATGCCGCACGGCGGCTACAAGGCGTCCGGCTACGGCAAGGACATGTCCGCCTTCTCGTTCGAGGAGTACACCCAGATCAAGCACGTGATGGCCGAGACGACCGGCACCGTGCGCAAAGACTGGCACCGTACGGTCTTCGGCGACCGCTGA
- a CDS encoding DUF4190 domain-containing protein has translation MDKGAGPLPPAGAPGQPSGGNDDGQGSGKPPPIPPAPDGPGRSYGVPPAAGYPQGGPAAPGPQGGYGGGAPGYGAAGGYPGYGAQPGAGYGSGTYAPYGWYGPPPPVGKSVAAMVVGIGSVVLVLTCWGSFLAVLSSPVALVLGVSARRAVARGEQGGSGQATAGFVLGIVGLALAVIVSTFLILGLTVWSDDFGGGPGGGDGDSFDARGARAPVAAVR, from the coding sequence ATGGACAAGGGGGCGGGGCCGCTGCCGCCTGCCGGAGCGCCCGGGCAGCCGAGCGGGGGGAATGACGACGGTCAGGGGAGCGGGAAGCCGCCTCCGATTCCCCCGGCGCCGGACGGTCCGGGCCGCTCCTACGGCGTACCGCCCGCGGCGGGGTACCCACAGGGCGGGCCCGCGGCGCCGGGGCCGCAGGGCGGCTACGGCGGCGGGGCACCGGGGTACGGCGCGGCGGGCGGATATCCGGGCTACGGAGCTCAGCCCGGCGCCGGCTACGGCTCAGGAACGTACGCACCGTACGGCTGGTACGGACCGCCGCCGCCGGTCGGCAAGTCCGTGGCCGCCATGGTGGTCGGTATCGGCAGCGTGGTGCTGGTCCTCACCTGCTGGGGCAGTTTCCTCGCCGTCCTCTCCTCCCCGGTCGCGCTCGTCCTGGGCGTCAGCGCGCGGCGCGCGGTGGCCCGGGGGGAACAGGGCGGAAGCGGGCAGGCGACGGCCGGGTTCGTCCTCGGTATCGTCGGACTGGCGCTGGCGGTGATCGTCAGCACGTTCCTGATCCTCGGTCTGACGGTCTGGTCGGACGATTTCGGTGGCGGGCCGGGGGGTGGCGACGGCGACTCCTTCGACGCGCGGGGCGCCCGTGCGCCGGTCGCGGCGGTGCGCTGA
- a CDS encoding adenosine deaminase: MSESSDLAAFIAGLPKAELHVHHVGSASPRIVAELAARHPEAGVPVDPEALADYFTFTDFAHFIQVYLSVVDLVRDAEDVRLLTYEIARDMARQSIRYAELTVTPYSSVSRGIPDGAFLEAIEDARRSAERELGVVLRWTFDIPGEAGLEAAEETARIATAMAPDGLVSFGLGGPEIGVPRPQFKPYFDRALATGLHSVPHAGETTGPGTIWDALTSLRAERIGHGTSAVQDPRLLEHLAERGIPLEVCPTSNIATRAVESLADHPLAEMVKAGVLVTINSDDPPMFGTDLNTEYGIAAKLLGLDAAGVAALARNAVRVSFLDEGGKARLHEEIDAHLAAWQRSG, from the coding sequence TTGTCCGAATCCTCAGATCTGGCCGCCTTCATCGCAGGGCTGCCCAAGGCAGAGCTGCATGTGCACCATGTCGGCTCCGCCTCGCCGCGGATCGTGGCCGAACTCGCGGCCCGTCATCCGGAGGCGGGCGTGCCGGTGGACCCCGAGGCCCTCGCCGACTACTTCACGTTCACCGACTTCGCGCACTTCATCCAGGTCTACCTCTCGGTCGTGGACCTGGTCCGGGACGCCGAGGACGTACGCCTGCTGACCTACGAGATCGCCCGCGACATGGCACGGCAGTCGATCCGGTACGCGGAGCTGACCGTGACGCCCTACAGCTCCGTGAGCCGCGGCATCCCCGACGGCGCCTTCCTCGAGGCCATCGAGGACGCCCGCCGCTCCGCCGAGCGGGAACTGGGCGTGGTGCTGCGCTGGACCTTCGACATCCCGGGCGAGGCGGGCCTGGAGGCGGCCGAGGAGACGGCACGGATCGCCACCGCGATGGCCCCGGACGGGCTGGTCTCCTTCGGGCTCGGCGGTCCGGAGATCGGCGTGCCCCGCCCGCAGTTCAAGCCCTACTTCGACCGGGCACTGGCCACCGGGCTGCACAGCGTCCCGCACGCGGGCGAGACGACGGGCCCGGGCACGATCTGGGACGCGCTCACCTCGCTGCGGGCCGAACGCATCGGCCACGGCACCAGCGCCGTCCAGGACCCCCGGCTGCTGGAGCACCTGGCCGAGCGCGGCATTCCGCTGGAGGTCTGTCCGACCTCGAACATCGCGACCCGCGCGGTGGAGTCCCTGGCCGACCACCCTCTCGCGGAGATGGTCAAGGCCGGCGTACTGGTCACGATCAACAGTGACGACCCCCCGATGTTCGGCACCGACCTCAACACCGAGTACGGCATCGCGGCGAAGCTGCTGGGCCTGGACGCGGCGGGAGTGGCCGCGCTGGCCAGGAACGCGGTGCGGGTCTCCTTCCTGGACGAGGGCGGCAAGGCCCGGCTGCACGAGGAGATCGACGCCCACCTGGCAGCCTGGCAGCGTTCGGGGTGA
- a CDS encoding glycerophosphodiester phosphodiesterase — MTGEPAGADRPAAPSGRRPAAVAHRGAPWAARENTLPSFRAAVAAGADAVELDVRLTRDGVPVVLHDRTLERLWGLDAAVAAATRERLTTVAPGVPSLTDALAVTRGVRTLVDLPDPGAAAAAVAAVRAADAADRVYYCGGPEAMRRVRSVSPGAELALTWERAAPVRPTLLAELRPRWLNYRFGLLSPELVARAHADGRLVSAWTADRVRTMRRLAALGVDGITTNHVARLVRALDSPRRARSWRTPVT, encoded by the coding sequence GTGACCGGAGAGCCGGCCGGAGCGGACCGGCCCGCGGCCCCTTCCGGCCGCCGGCCGGCCGCGGTGGCACACCGGGGCGCGCCCTGGGCTGCGCGGGAGAACACCCTGCCGTCCTTTCGCGCCGCCGTTGCCGCAGGGGCCGACGCCGTGGAGCTGGACGTGCGGCTCACCCGGGACGGGGTGCCCGTGGTGCTGCACGACCGCACCCTGGAGCGACTGTGGGGGCTCGACGCCGCCGTGGCCGCGGCCACCCGCGAACGGCTGACAACGGTGGCTCCCGGCGTCCCTTCGCTCACCGACGCGCTCGCCGTCACCCGCGGGGTCCGCACCCTGGTCGATCTGCCCGACCCGGGCGCGGCGGCGGCCGCTGTCGCGGCTGTGCGGGCCGCGGACGCAGCGGACCGGGTCTACTACTGCGGTGGCCCGGAGGCGATGCGTCGGGTGCGCTCCGTGTCGCCGGGCGCCGAGCTGGCGCTCACCTGGGAGCGCGCGGCGCCGGTGCGGCCGACGCTGCTCGCGGAGCTGCGGCCGCGCTGGCTCAACTACCGCTTCGGGCTGCTCTCCCCGGAACTGGTCGCCCGCGCGCATGCGGACGGGCGGCTGGTCTCCGCGTGGACGGCCGACCGGGTACGCACCATGCGCCGGCTCGCCGCGCTGGGGGTCGACGGGATCACCACCAACCACGTCGCGCGGCTGGTGCGCGCGTTGGACAGCCCGCGGCGCGCACGGAGTTGGCGCACGCCTGTTACATGA
- a CDS encoding zinc-ribbon domain-containing protein — MIIFGTSSKLMQLAMLNLLCGFCGNPAAHALRKRVTKFSLFFIPLFPIAPAKHSLQCTFCGAHTEISKESAEQMLGQAQGAAPAAAPQAGAGVPPQPGGQGQNPFADRGPQNPYQS, encoded by the coding sequence GTGATCATCTTCGGTACCAGCAGCAAGCTGATGCAGCTCGCCATGCTCAATCTGCTCTGCGGGTTCTGCGGCAACCCGGCCGCGCATGCGCTGCGCAAGCGGGTGACGAAGTTCTCGCTCTTCTTCATCCCGCTGTTCCCGATCGCACCGGCGAAGCACTCCCTCCAGTGCACCTTCTGCGGCGCGCACACCGAGATCTCCAAGGAGAGCGCCGAGCAGATGCTGGGCCAGGCCCAGGGCGCGGCTCCGGCCGCGGCTCCGCAGGCCGGGGCCGGTGTGCCGCCGCAGCCGGGCGGGCAGGGCCAGAACCCTTTCGCGGACCGCGGGCCGCAGAACCCGTACCAGTCCTGA
- a CDS encoding gamma-aminobutyraldehyde dehydrogenase produces MTTELRRLRNYIDGEFRDAADGRTTEVVNPATGEAYATAPLSGAADVDAAVAAAEAAFPTWRDATPGTRQQAILKIADALEARADEFLAVECENCGKPLELTRQEELPMMLDQIRFFAGAARMLDGKAAGEYMEGLTSFVRREPIGVCAQVAPWNYPAMMAVWKFAPALAAGNTVVLKPSDTTPASTVFLAEVMGAILPKGVFNVVCGDRDTGRLLVEHRTPAMASITGSVRAGMEVAASGAKDLKRVHLELGGKAPCVVFDDADIPAAVEGIRDGGFFNAGQDCTAATRVLVQEGVHDEFVQALAKAAAEVKTGDLSDEDCFYGPLNNPTHLEKVAGFIDRLPAHAKVEAGGERVGDRGYFYAPTVVSGLKQDDEIIQNEVFGPVITVQKFTDEAQAVQWANDVEYALASSVWTTDHGTAMRMSRVLDFGCVWINTHIPLVAEMPHGGFKKSGYGKDLSMYGLEDYTRVKHVMTAL; encoded by the coding sequence GTGACCACCGAGCTGCGTCGACTGCGCAACTACATCGACGGGGAGTTCAGAGACGCCGCGGACGGCCGGACCACCGAGGTGGTCAACCCGGCGACGGGTGAGGCGTACGCCACGGCGCCGCTGTCCGGCGCCGCCGACGTCGACGCCGCGGTGGCCGCTGCCGAGGCCGCCTTCCCCACCTGGCGGGACGCCACACCCGGCACCCGCCAGCAGGCCATCCTCAAGATCGCCGACGCGCTGGAGGCGCGCGCCGACGAGTTCCTCGCCGTCGAGTGCGAGAACTGCGGCAAACCGCTGGAGCTGACCCGGCAGGAGGAGCTGCCGATGATGCTCGACCAGATCCGCTTCTTCGCGGGCGCGGCCCGGATGCTCGACGGCAAGGCCGCAGGCGAGTACATGGAGGGCCTGACCTCGTTCGTGCGGCGCGAGCCGATCGGCGTGTGCGCCCAGGTCGCCCCGTGGAACTACCCCGCGATGATGGCCGTGTGGAAGTTCGCCCCGGCTCTCGCGGCGGGCAACACGGTCGTGCTCAAGCCCTCGGACACCACCCCGGCCTCGACGGTCTTCCTGGCCGAGGTGATGGGCGCCATCCTGCCCAAGGGCGTCTTCAACGTCGTGTGCGGCGACCGGGACACCGGACGACTGCTGGTCGAGCACAGGACACCGGCGATGGCCTCCATCACCGGCTCGGTGCGGGCGGGCATGGAGGTCGCCGCCAGCGGCGCGAAGGACCTCAAGCGCGTCCACCTGGAGCTGGGCGGCAAGGCACCCTGCGTCGTCTTCGACGACGCGGACATCCCGGCGGCCGTCGAGGGCATCCGGGACGGCGGTTTCTTCAACGCCGGCCAGGACTGCACCGCGGCCACGCGAGTGCTCGTCCAGGAAGGCGTCCACGACGAGTTCGTGCAGGCGCTGGCCAAGGCCGCCGCCGAGGTGAAGACCGGCGACCTGAGCGACGAGGACTGCTTCTACGGCCCGCTGAACAACCCGACCCACCTGGAGAAGGTGGCGGGCTTCATCGACCGCCTCCCCGCGCACGCCAAAGTCGAGGCGGGCGGCGAGCGAGTCGGCGACAGGGGCTACTTCTACGCCCCCACCGTCGTCTCCGGCCTCAAGCAGGACGACGAGATCATCCAGAACGAGGTCTTCGGACCGGTGATCACCGTCCAGAAGTTCACCGACGAGGCGCAGGCGGTCCAGTGGGCCAACGATGTGGAGTACGCGCTTGCGTCGTCGGTGTGGACCACCGACCACGGCACCGCCATGCGGATGTCCCGGGTCCTGGACTTCGGCTGCGTGTGGATCAACACCCACATCCCGCTCGTCGCCGAGATGCCGCACGGCGGCTTCAAGAAGTCCGGCTACGGCAAGGACCTGTCCATGTACGGTCTGGAGGACTACACGCGGGTCAAGCACGTCATGACGGCGCTGTGA
- a CDS encoding Lrp/AsnC family transcriptional regulator, producing MAPVARDSKKTAGSSSLDAVSLAIIEQLQEDGRRPYAAIGKAVGLSEAAVRQRVQKLQEQGVMQIVAVTDPLTVGFMRQAMLGVTVDGDVEPVADALAGIDEVDYVVIAAGSFDLLVEIVCHDDDHLLELINKRIRTLPGVRSTESFVYLKLRKQTYTWGTR from the coding sequence GTGGCACCCGTGGCTCGCGACTCGAAGAAGACAGCAGGCTCCTCGTCCCTGGATGCCGTGTCCCTGGCAATCATCGAACAGCTCCAGGAGGACGGACGGCGCCCGTACGCCGCCATCGGCAAAGCCGTCGGGCTTTCCGAGGCGGCCGTGCGGCAGCGCGTCCAGAAGCTCCAGGAGCAGGGCGTCATGCAGATCGTCGCCGTGACCGATCCGCTCACCGTCGGCTTCATGCGCCAGGCGATGCTGGGCGTCACGGTCGACGGGGACGTCGAACCGGTCGCCGACGCCCTCGCCGGGATCGACGAAGTCGACTACGTCGTGATCGCGGCGGGCTCGTTCGACCTGCTCGTCGAGATCGTGTGCCACGACGACGACCATCTCCTCGAACTGATCAACAAACGCATCCGGACCCTGCCGGGCGTGCGGTCGACGGAGAGCTTCGTCTACCTCAAGCTGCGCAAGCAGACCTACACCTGGGGAACGCGATAA
- a CDS encoding aspartate aminotransferase family protein, whose amino-acid sequence MSKDLSRTANDHLWMHFTRMSSYQNAPVPTIARGEGVYIYDTDGKRYLDGLAGLFVVQAGHGRTELAEAATKQAQDLAFFPIWSYAHPKAVELAERLAQHAPGDLNKVFFTTGGGEAVETAWKLAKQYHKLTGNPLKHKVISRAVAYHGTPQGALAITGLPALKAPYEPLVPGAHKVPNTNIYRAPIHGDDPEAFGRWAADQIEQQILFEGPETVAAVFLEPVQNAGGCFPPPPGYFQRVREICDQYDVLLVSDEVICAFGRLGTVFACDKFGYVPDIITCAKGMTSGYSPIGAAVISNRIAEPFYRGDSTFLHGYTFGGHPVSAAVALANLDIFEREGLNQHVLDNEAGFFSTLQKLHDLPIVGDVRGNGFFYGIELVKDKATKETFTEEESERVLYGFLSKALFENGLYCRADDRGDPVVQLAPPLISDQKVFDEAEQILRTVLTEAWTKL is encoded by the coding sequence GTGAGCAAGGACCTCTCCCGCACCGCCAACGACCACCTGTGGATGCACTTCACCCGCATGTCGTCGTACCAGAACGCGCCGGTTCCGACGATCGCCCGCGGCGAGGGCGTCTACATCTACGACACCGACGGCAAGCGCTACCTCGACGGCTTGGCGGGCCTGTTCGTCGTCCAGGCGGGGCACGGCCGCACCGAGCTGGCCGAGGCCGCCACCAAGCAGGCCCAGGACCTCGCCTTCTTCCCGATCTGGTCCTATGCGCACCCCAAGGCCGTCGAACTGGCCGAGCGCCTCGCGCAGCACGCCCCGGGCGACCTGAACAAGGTCTTCTTCACCACCGGCGGCGGCGAAGCCGTCGAGACGGCGTGGAAGCTGGCCAAGCAGTACCACAAGCTGACCGGCAACCCGCTCAAGCACAAGGTCATCTCCCGCGCCGTCGCCTACCACGGCACCCCGCAGGGCGCCCTCGCCATCACCGGGCTGCCCGCGCTCAAGGCCCCCTACGAGCCGCTGGTCCCCGGCGCGCACAAGGTCCCCAACACCAACATCTACCGGGCCCCCATCCACGGCGACGACCCCGAGGCGTTCGGCCGCTGGGCCGCCGACCAGATCGAGCAGCAGATCCTCTTCGAGGGCCCGGAGACCGTGGCCGCGGTCTTCCTGGAGCCGGTGCAGAACGCGGGCGGCTGCTTCCCGCCGCCGCCCGGATACTTCCAGCGGGTCCGGGAGATCTGCGACCAGTACGACGTGCTGCTCGTCTCGGACGAGGTGATCTGCGCCTTCGGACGACTGGGCACCGTCTTCGCCTGCGACAAGTTCGGCTATGTGCCCGACATCATCACCTGCGCCAAGGGCATGACCTCCGGCTACTCGCCGATAGGGGCCGCGGTCATCTCCAACCGCATCGCCGAGCCCTTCTACCGAGGCGACAGCACGTTCCTGCACGGGTACACCTTCGGCGGCCACCCCGTCTCGGCCGCCGTCGCGCTGGCCAACCTCGACATCTTCGAGCGCGAAGGCCTCAACCAGCACGTGCTCGACAACGAGGCCGGCTTCTTCAGCACCCTGCAGAAGCTGCACGACCTGCCCATAGTCGGCGACGTGCGCGGCAACGGGTTCTTCTACGGCATCGAACTCGTCAAGGACAAGGCCACCAAGGAGACGTTCACCGAGGAGGAGTCCGAGCGCGTCCTGTACGGCTTCCTGTCCAAGGCGCTGTTCGAGAACGGCCTCTACTGCCGCGCCGACGACCGGGGCGACCCGGTCGTCCAACTCGCCCCGCCGCTGATCTCCGACCAGAAGGTCTTCGACGAGGCGGAGCAGATCCTCCGCACCGTCCTCACGGAGGCGTGGACGAAACTCTGA
- a CDS encoding ATP-binding cassette domain-containing protein — MAAPPDDVLWARGLHYAYDGSPALQGVSLGVREGEILAVTGPRGSGKTTLLRCMSGQVLPDQGEVWFNSAPVHTLGRAARERLRLHRFGWIDSTPRLVPELTAWENAALPLLLQGDGYRTARRTACSWLERLDVGDCAGTRPPALRQAQRQRIAVARALVHSPTVLFADEPTAPLHQTDRAQVLRALSAAARSQGITVLLAGHDFALDQAARTAEATGAALADRIVDLTDGRRTRTPAPGSPAAVSAGPEGAAACSLSV, encoded by the coding sequence ATGGCCGCCCCGCCGGACGACGTGCTCTGGGCGCGAGGACTGCACTACGCCTACGACGGCTCACCCGCGCTGCAGGGCGTCTCGCTCGGCGTCCGGGAAGGCGAGATCCTCGCCGTCACAGGGCCCCGGGGCAGCGGCAAGACCACACTGCTGCGCTGCATGTCCGGGCAGGTGCTGCCGGACCAGGGCGAGGTGTGGTTCAACAGCGCCCCCGTCCACACCCTCGGCCGGGCAGCGCGCGAACGGCTGCGGCTGCACCGCTTCGGCTGGATCGACAGCACCCCGCGCCTCGTCCCCGAACTGACCGCATGGGAGAACGCCGCGCTCCCTCTCCTGCTGCAGGGCGACGGATACCGCACGGCCCGCCGCACGGCATGCTCCTGGCTGGAGCGGCTGGACGTCGGGGACTGCGCCGGAACGCGGCCGCCCGCACTCCGGCAGGCCCAGCGCCAGCGCATCGCCGTGGCCCGGGCCCTGGTCCACTCCCCCACCGTGCTCTTCGCCGACGAGCCCACGGCACCGCTGCACCAGACCGACCGCGCCCAGGTGCTGCGGGCGCTCAGCGCCGCGGCCCGCTCGCAGGGCATCACGGTCCTCCTCGCCGGACACGACTTCGCACTCGACCAGGCGGCACGCACCGCGGAGGCGACCGGTGCCGCGCTCGCCGACCGCATCGTCGACCTCACCGACGGCCGCCGGACCCGCACCCCCGCGCCCGGCAGTCCGGCCGCGGTGTCCGCAGGACCGGAAGGCGCGGCAGCGTGCTCACTCTCCGTCTGA